The Candidatus Synechococcus calcipolaris G9 nucleotide sequence CCGTAGTTCAAGAACTAGGATTACCGATTCGCTTTATTGGAGCCGGAGAAGGGATTAGTGATTTGCGACCCTTTTCTAGCTATGAATTCGTGGAGGCATTGCTGAGTCAATAGGGAAATATAGCCAGCCATCTCAAGCGAGACTTGCGACTTCTTGGCTTTAGAGGCTCTAGTTTGCTCCATCTCAGATATGGGGCGATCGCCTTGGATTTTCTTTGATTGAATCTACCTAGGTCTGGCAGCCTGAGGATTTTTTCAGGCACGGTCAAACCAGAGAACCTTAATCACGCCGCCGCCTACTAAAGTCACCAGGCCCACAATGAAGGTCCATAACCTGGTATCCGTAGAGCGTTGCTGAGTCCGAAGCTCATTGATGTCATCCCGCAGTTCAGAGGGTAAAGAATCCACTTTCCCATCAAGGCTTTTAATTTGCTGCTGTACAGAATTGACTTCAGCCTTGAACTCAGCCCGAATCGTATTAAATTGCTCTTCAGTCTTAACAATGTGAATATCTAGCTTCTTATCCATGGATTGCAGTAAGTCCATGATCTGTTTAGCTTCACTGGCTGTAATGGGTTCATTCATAGGTTACTGCGTCCACGTTGCGTGCGTTATGCCAACGTCTGGTCATTATCAATTGTGGGTGGACAATAATTAGGTATTGCTAAAGATACCCTGACTAGTCCCATCAGGTACTCCCAGCTTATCCTAGATTAATCAAAATTGGCTTGAACAATAAAAATGCTGTAATACGCTCACAGCCATGGTTTAAGGATATTATTGGACTATCTTAGATGTCTTTTGTACGGGCCTGGAGGGACTCGAACCCCCGACCTGCTGATCCGTAGTCAGCCGCTCTAATCCACTAAGCTACAGGCCCACAGCTAGAGTCTGATTCTAGCACACTACTAGGGCTTCACTACGTTCCCATCCAGTGCATAAAGATAAAAGTTCCTCAATCTTCTACTCTAATTCCGCCTACCCTAATTCTGGCAAACTAAAAATGG carries:
- a CDS encoding hemagglutinin; translation: MNEPITASEAKQIMDLLQSMDKKLDIHIVKTEEQFNTIRAEFKAEVNSVQQQIKSLDGKVDSLPSELRDDINELRTQQRSTDTRLWTFIVGLVTLVGGGVIKVLWFDRA